The Deltaproteobacteria bacterium genome includes a window with the following:
- a CDS encoding dihydroxy-acid dehydratase — protein sequence MIFRKSDSNLPDYALVERQQMIRGLGYGDEAIDRPQIGVVSSWGEINPAAIHLDRVVASVKAGIWAGGGTPREFVISSICTSMAGNDSYHLPHRDLVASYIETVTLTNLFDGLVLVPICDDVIPGHLMAAARLNIPAVVLTGGYMQLNRFEGKIIDPLEVAPEYYRDFKEAKLKEAEFCEIKERGCPGIGACPVMGTANTMAAMVEALGMSLPGNATVPGADSRLQRMAFAAGQQIMRLLHKDIRPSDVMPPESFDNAIRVLMAIGGSTNAVLHLQAIAAELDLHIELDRFNKISRSTPFICDVMPSGPGKHFLADLDEAGGITAVMRELQPLLETRVMTVTGRVMRENLEKVSGGDGKIIHSLDKPIDNEGGLIFLRGNLAPKGALVKKAAVPTAMLQHQGAARIFPDEQSACDALIADGISAGEIVVVRYVGPKGDPGMRLLQRFLWILSAKGLQDRIAFITDGRLSGTNRGCAVAHIAPEAAEGGPLAVLQDGDIVEIDIPNEKLNVLISPEEMTRRLELWTPPQKKIARGYLGIYSRLAKSADRGAALDY from the coding sequence ATGATCTTCAGAAAGAGTGACAGTAATTTGCCTGATTATGCCCTGGTTGAACGTCAACAAATGATCAGGGGCCTGGGATATGGTGACGAGGCAATAGACCGCCCTCAGATTGGAGTGGTGAGCAGTTGGGGTGAGATAAATCCTGCAGCTATTCATCTCGATCGAGTGGTAGCATCGGTTAAAGCTGGCATCTGGGCTGGGGGCGGAACGCCGAGAGAGTTTGTCATCAGCTCCATCTGCACCAGTATGGCTGGAAACGACAGCTACCACCTGCCACATAGAGACCTGGTTGCCAGCTACATTGAAACAGTGACCCTGACCAATCTCTTCGATGGACTGGTTCTCGTGCCGATCTGTGACGACGTCATTCCCGGCCACCTCATGGCGGCTGCTCGTTTGAACATACCGGCTGTGGTGCTCACCGGGGGATACATGCAGCTCAATCGTTTCGAAGGAAAAATTATAGATCCACTGGAGGTAGCCCCAGAGTACTATCGGGACTTCAAGGAAGCGAAGCTCAAAGAAGCGGAATTCTGCGAGATAAAAGAGAGGGGATGCCCGGGCATCGGGGCCTGCCCTGTAATGGGTACTGCCAATACAATGGCCGCAATGGTGGAAGCACTGGGGATGTCGCTGCCAGGAAACGCTACCGTGCCGGGTGCGGACTCGAGGCTGCAGCGGATGGCCTTTGCAGCCGGCCAACAGATCATGCGTCTGCTGCACAAGGACATAAGGCCTTCCGACGTGATGCCTCCTGAATCCTTTGACAATGCCATACGCGTTCTTATGGCCATTGGTGGTTCCACAAATGCAGTTTTGCACCTGCAGGCAATCGCTGCAGAATTAGATCTGCATATTGAACTGGATCGATTCAACAAGATCAGCAGATCAACACCATTTATCTGCGATGTTATGCCATCAGGTCCCGGCAAACATTTTCTCGCTGATCTGGATGAAGCCGGCGGCATTACTGCAGTAATGCGGGAACTGCAGCCGCTTCTCGAGACCCGGGTTATGACTGTAACAGGGCGGGTGATGAGGGAGAACCTGGAGAAGGTATCGGGCGGAGATGGCAAAATCATTCATTCACTAGACAAGCCCATTGATAATGAAGGAGGACTCATTTTTTTGAGGGGCAATCTGGCTCCGAAGGGGGCCCTTGTGAAAAAGGCTGCTGTGCCAACGGCAATGCTGCAACACCAGGGGGCGGCCAGGATATTCCCTGATGAGCAATCTGCCTGTGACGCTCTGATTGCCGACGGCATATCAGCAGGTGAGATCGTTGTAGTCAGATACGTCGGCCCGAAAGGCGATCCGGGGATGAGACTCTTGCAGCGTTTCCTCTGGATTCTTTCAGCGAAAGGATTGCAAGACCGGATTGCCTTCATAACTGATGGCAGGTTATCGGGAACGAACAGGGGTTGTGCAGTGGCTCACATCGCTCCGGAAGCTGCAGAAGGCGGTCCTCTGGCTGTGCTTCAGGACGGCGACATCGTTGAGATCGACATCCCTAATGAGAAGCTGAATGTGTTGATTTCTCCTGAAGAAATGACGAGAAGACTCGAGCTCTGGACTCCTCCACAGAAAAAGATAGCCAGAGGCTATCTGGGAATCTATTCGAGATTAGCCAAATCAGCCGACAGGGGCGCTGCCCTGGACTACTGA
- a CDS encoding extracellular solute-binding protein, whose translation MSTRVRKKGSAFRIFVTGIILVVGCALVAAPAFAKGKYRTYKEYVASLPKGCEPVPQECFEKAVAGKTFAMYDWAAWWPEELYKDFEKEFGIKIVRDNYPNLDEALAKFRLNPKTAYDYWLTNPKSLWYMRNWNILEKINHDWIPNVNRYLAKDIKNASWDPGYNYSVLTTLGYDAYVINTNFINKNDPRIPSWKFLFEGWDVYKDKLIMRNEMNRVIGNTLKYLGYSLNSTNPQELKQAEEALLRLKPHIMAFDSWPKRAVMAQEVWIIEGVVHDYQTLGNLIGPKNPFYVAYPPNGCLLSPMLIVIPKGGSNPAATHLFINYLYRPENFAKLINTVAYGHGHAAIDSLLTAQVKVWMTPPKGYREKCEVLSPQAFTGEGEKLRAKIWEKLK comes from the coding sequence ATGTCTACACGGGTGAGAAAAAAAGGCTCAGCGTTTAGAATTTTCGTGACCGGGATCATTCTGGTGGTCGGATGTGCTCTTGTGGCAGCTCCTGCTTTTGCCAAAGGCAAATACAGGACCTACAAAGAATACGTGGCTTCCCTGCCGAAAGGATGTGAGCCGGTGCCGCAAGAATGCTTTGAAAAAGCCGTGGCAGGCAAGACATTTGCCATGTACGACTGGGCTGCCTGGTGGCCTGAAGAATTATACAAGGATTTTGAGAAGGAATTTGGAATCAAGATTGTCAGAGACAACTACCCGAATCTCGATGAAGCTCTGGCAAAATTTCGCTTGAATCCAAAAACGGCCTATGACTATTGGCTCACAAATCCGAAATCACTCTGGTACATGAGAAACTGGAACATTCTGGAAAAAATAAATCATGACTGGATACCAAATGTGAACCGTTATCTGGCGAAGGATATCAAGAATGCCAGCTGGGATCCAGGCTATAACTACTCGGTGTTGACTACACTCGGCTACGACGCATATGTGATAAATACTAATTTTATCAACAAGAATGATCCTCGTATTCCCTCCTGGAAATTTCTTTTTGAAGGATGGGATGTATACAAAGACAAGCTGATCATGCGCAACGAAATGAACCGGGTTATTGGCAACACACTGAAATACCTGGGTTATTCACTCAATTCAACAAATCCGCAGGAATTGAAACAAGCAGAAGAAGCTCTTCTCCGTCTGAAACCTCACATAATGGCTTTTGATTCCTGGCCCAAGAGAGCGGTTATGGCCCAGGAAGTCTGGATCATTGAAGGGGTGGTTCACGATTATCAGACCCTGGGCAATCTGATAGGACCCAAGAACCCCTTCTACGTTGCCTATCCCCCCAATGGCTGCCTGCTCTCACCCATGCTGATTGTAATTCCCAAAGGAGGCAGCAATCCAGCAGCAACTCACCTGTTCATTAACTATCTTTATCGGCCCGAGAATTTTGCCAAACTGATCAATACAGTCGCTTACGGTCATGGCCATGCCGCAATTGACAGTCTTCTCACTGCTCAAGTGAAGGTCTGGATGACGCCTCCGAAGGGATACAGAGAAAAATGTGAAGTCCTCTCTCCACAAGCTTTCACGGGAGAGGGTGAAAAGCTGCGGGCGAAGATCTGGGAAAAACTGAAATAG